The following coding sequences lie in one Heyndrickxia oleronia genomic window:
- the typA gene encoding translational GTPase TypA, whose protein sequence is MKIREDLRNIAIIAHVDHGKTTLVDQLLKQSGTFRTNEQVAERAMDSNDIERERGITILAKNTAIQYKDIKINIMDTPGHADFGGEVERIMKMVDGVLLVVDAYEGCMPQTRFVLKKALEQNLTPIVVVNKIDRDFARPEEVVDEVIELFIELDANEDQLEFPVIYASGINGTASADPTKQDENMQVLFDTIIDHIPAPADTREEPLQFQVALLDYNDYVGRIGIGRVFRGTMHVGQQVALMKLDGTVKQFRVTKIFGFFGLKRQEIQEAYAGDLIAVSGMEDINVGETVCPIDHQEPLQPLRIDEPTLQMTFIVNNSPFAGREGKYITARKIEERLRSQLQTDVSLRVENTDSPDAWIVSGRGELHLSILIENMRREGFELQVSKPTVIIKEIDGVKCEPIERVQIDIPEEHVGGIIESLGSRKGEMLDMINNGNGQVRLIFNVPARGLIGYTTDFMTLTRGYGIINHTFDSYQPMQPGRVGGRHQGVLVSMETGKASTYGIMQVEDRGTIFVEPGTEIYEGMIVGENTRENDITVNITKVKHATNVRSATKDQTSVIKKPRKMSLEEALEYLNDDEYCEVTPESIRLRKKILNKNEREKAAKKLKHAEVN, encoded by the coding sequence TTGAAAATAAGAGAAGATTTACGAAATATAGCTATAATCGCACACGTTGACCATGGGAAAACAACTCTCGTAGATCAGCTATTAAAGCAGTCAGGTACATTCCGCACAAATGAACAAGTTGCTGAACGTGCGATGGATTCAAATGATATTGAACGTGAAAGAGGTATAACCATCTTAGCGAAGAATACCGCTATTCAATATAAAGATATCAAAATTAACATAATGGATACCCCAGGACATGCTGATTTTGGTGGCGAAGTGGAACGTATTATGAAAATGGTAGATGGGGTTCTTCTAGTAGTGGATGCATACGAAGGATGTATGCCACAAACACGTTTTGTGTTGAAAAAAGCACTAGAACAGAATTTAACACCAATTGTCGTTGTAAATAAAATTGACCGTGATTTTGCTCGCCCAGAGGAAGTAGTAGATGAGGTTATCGAATTATTTATTGAATTAGATGCTAATGAGGATCAATTAGAATTTCCTGTTATTTATGCATCTGGTATTAATGGAACAGCTAGTGCCGATCCTACAAAACAAGATGAAAACATGCAGGTCTTATTTGATACAATCATTGATCATATCCCTGCGCCAGCAGATACAAGAGAAGAACCTCTACAATTTCAAGTAGCTCTACTTGATTATAATGATTATGTTGGTAGAATTGGAATTGGACGTGTCTTTCGAGGTACGATGCATGTAGGACAACAAGTAGCATTAATGAAACTGGATGGAACTGTTAAGCAATTTAGGGTAACTAAAATATTTGGATTCTTTGGATTGAAGCGCCAAGAAATTCAAGAAGCCTATGCAGGAGATCTTATTGCTGTTTCTGGAATGGAAGATATCAATGTAGGGGAAACAGTATGTCCGATTGACCATCAAGAGCCGTTACAACCATTACGAATTGACGAACCAACGCTACAAATGACATTTATTGTTAATAATAGCCCGTTTGCTGGTCGTGAAGGAAAGTATATTACTGCTAGGAAAATTGAAGAGCGTCTTCGTTCTCAACTTCAAACAGATGTAAGCTTAAGAGTTGAAAATACTGATTCTCCTGATGCATGGATTGTTTCAGGTCGTGGAGAGCTACATCTATCTATTTTAATTGAAAATATGCGTCGTGAGGGTTTTGAACTTCAGGTTTCTAAGCCAACAGTCATTATTAAAGAAATTGATGGTGTGAAATGTGAACCAATTGAAAGAGTACAAATTGATATCCCTGAAGAGCATGTTGGTGGAATCATTGAATCTCTTGGTTCACGTAAAGGTGAAATGTTAGATATGATCAATAACGGAAATGGCCAGGTAAGATTAATCTTTAATGTCCCTGCACGTGGTTTAATTGGTTATACAACAGATTTCATGACATTAACACGTGGTTATGGGATTATCAATCATACATTTGATAGTTATCAACCAATGCAACCTGGACGTGTAGGTGGACGACACCAAGGTGTTCTAGTTTCAATGGAAACTGGAAAAGCGTCCACATACGGAATTATGCAGGTAGAGGATAGAGGAACAATCTTTGTTGAACCTGGAACTGAAATTTACGAAGGTATGATTGTTGGAGAAAATACTCGTGAGAATGACATTACCGTAAATATTACGAAGGTTAAGCATGCGACCAATGTCCGTTCAGCTACTAAGGATCAAACATCCGTTATTAAGAAACCAAGAAAAATGTCTTTAGAAGAGGCACTTGAATACCTAAATGATGATGAATATTGTGAAGTTACACCGGAATCCATCCGCTTACGCAAGAAAATCTTAAACAAAAATGAACGTGAAAAAGCCGCTAAGAAATTGAAACATGCAGAAGTAAATTAA
- a CDS encoding YlaF family protein yields MKDIKWIFVLFAAAAAASMIGIGVAIGEKSLIGIVFCIIALILIMGFGFKTKAKMRQEGRL; encoded by the coding sequence ATGAAAGACATTAAGTGGATTTTCGTACTTTTTGCTGCAGCAGCTGCTGCATCTATGATTGGAATTGGGGTAGCAATCGGTGAAAAAAGTCTCATTGGTATCGTATTTTGCATTATTGCATTGATACTCATAATGGGATTCGGATTTAAAACAAAAGCTAAAATGAGACAAGAAGGTCGGTTATAA
- a CDS encoding inositol monophosphatase family protein, giving the protein MTDWIKIDTYVRQWLKEARENILDSFNHTLNIQTKSDRNDLVTNIDKETELFLVNNIMKHFPNHRIVGEEGHGKDINQEDGIIWIIDPIDGTVNFVHQQRNFAISIGIYENGRGKFGYIYDVVQDELYFVEVGKGAFFNGQPIPLLEATKVENAIIGINSSWIISNRHIPVGNLHNLVRDSRATRSLGAASLEFAYVATGRLDAYIAMRLSPWDFAAGKLLIEELGGVVTTVKGETLNLLESSTVFVSNKALHNEILTNYFNTSND; this is encoded by the coding sequence ATGACTGATTGGATAAAAATTGATACATATGTTAGACAATGGTTAAAAGAAGCAAGGGAAAATATTTTAGATTCTTTTAATCATACTTTAAATATACAGACAAAATCGGATCGGAATGATCTTGTTACCAATATTGATAAAGAGACAGAGCTATTTTTAGTGAATAATATTATGAAACATTTTCCAAATCATCGAATTGTCGGCGAAGAAGGACATGGGAAAGATATTAATCAGGAAGATGGAATTATTTGGATTATTGATCCGATTGATGGAACGGTTAATTTTGTTCATCAACAGCGCAATTTTGCTATTTCAATTGGTATATATGAAAACGGAAGAGGAAAATTCGGCTATATCTATGATGTGGTACAAGATGAATTATATTTCGTTGAAGTAGGCAAAGGAGCATTTTTTAATGGACAACCAATTCCTCTTTTAGAAGCAACAAAAGTTGAGAATGCTATCATTGGTATTAATTCTTCTTGGATTATTTCAAATAGACATATTCCTGTTGGAAATTTACACAATCTAGTAAGAGATTCACGTGCAACAAGATCTTTAGGTGCTGCTTCTCTAGAGTTTGCCTATGTTGCCACAGGTAGATTAGATGCGTATATTGCAATGAGACTTTCTCCTTGGGATTTTGCTGCAGGCAAGTTATTGATTGAAGAACTTGGGGGAGTAGTTACAACAGTCAAAGGTGAAACATTAAATTTATTAGAAAGTAGTACGGTTTTTGTAAGTAATAAGGCACTTCACAATGAAATTTTAACAAACTATTTTAATACCTCAAATGATTAA
- a CDS encoding YktB family protein, translating into MNFPGFTEEDFNVFKIDGLDARMDQLIKHIRPKLDYLGNYFAPTLSALTGDEMFPHVAKHARRTINPPNDTWVAFANNKRGYKMLPHFQIGLWETHLFVWFALIYEAPNKIEYGKTLEKNITNIRKSIPPHFVWSADHTKPEAMIMGDLSDEELLALFHRLQTVKKAEILCGLHIPRNEAITMDGEEIISRLNDTFQYLIPLYKMS; encoded by the coding sequence ATGAATTTCCCAGGTTTTACAGAAGAAGATTTTAATGTTTTTAAAATCGATGGCCTTGATGCCAGAATGGATCAATTAATCAAACACATTCGGCCAAAACTAGACTATCTCGGCAATTATTTTGCACCAACCCTAAGTGCATTGACTGGGGATGAAATGTTCCCTCATGTAGCAAAACATGCACGAAGAACCATTAATCCACCGAATGATACTTGGGTAGCATTTGCTAATAATAAACGAGGTTATAAGATGCTCCCCCATTTTCAAATTGGACTTTGGGAGACACATCTTTTTGTATGGTTTGCTCTCATATACGAAGCACCAAATAAAATAGAATATGGTAAAACACTTGAAAAGAATATTACAAACATACGAAAATCAATTCCGCCCCATTTTGTATGGTCAGCAGACCACACTAAGCCTGAAGCAATGATCATGGGGGATCTATCAGACGAAGAGCTACTAGCATTATTCCATAGACTACAGACTGTAAAGAAGGCTGAAATTTTATGTGGATTACATATTCCTCGCAATGAAGCAATAACTATGGATGGTGAAGAAATAATTAGCCGATTGAATGATACTTTTCAATATTTAATACCCCTTTATAAGATGTCTTAA
- a CDS encoding UPF0223 family protein, giving the protein MEYQYPFSMDWSTTEVIDVIHFFEAIEKAYEKGINRDELMEKYRRFKEIVPGKADEKRYCNEFEKESGYSSYQVVKKLKESETGSLISMRG; this is encoded by the coding sequence ATGGAGTATCAATACCCTTTTTCTATGGATTGGTCTACTACAGAGGTCATTGATGTAATCCATTTTTTTGAAGCAATTGAAAAGGCATATGAAAAAGGAATTAATCGTGACGAGTTAATGGAGAAATATCGTCGATTTAAGGAAATTGTGCCTGGAAAAGCTGATGAGAAAAGATATTGTAATGAATTTGAAAAAGAAAGCGGATATTCTTCATATCAGGTTGTAAAAAAATTAAAAGAATCCGAAACTGGAAGTTTGATTTCAATGAGAGGGTAA
- a CDS encoding NAD(P)H-dependent flavin oxidoreductase, producing the protein MNWNTRITKLLNIDYPIIQGGLAYLAYSELASSVSNAGGLGQITAMSLESPEALRDEIRKVKTLTHKPFGVNFAIGQHGRSYTHFLDVAVEENVPVVSVTGGNPATFFEYLKGVDIKKLVLVAAKRQAQKAEELGADAVMVVGQEGGGHLGKNDISTLVLVPQVVDCVSIPVIASGGIGDGRGLMAALSLGAEGIEMGTRFIATKECVHAATAYKDALLSGGETDTTVIKRTLGAPGRAISNKWTEKILEIEKNNGGYEELKEYISGQANKNYIYNGEVDSGFAWAGQVMGLIKDIPTVNELITRMIQEANEIRTKWGK; encoded by the coding sequence ATGAATTGGAATACGAGAATAACGAAATTATTAAACATCGATTATCCAATTATTCAAGGAGGACTAGCCTATCTCGCTTATTCAGAATTGGCTTCATCTGTTTCAAATGCGGGTGGTTTAGGGCAAATTACAGCAATGTCTCTTGAGAGCCCAGAGGCATTACGAGATGAAATTCGGAAAGTAAAAACTTTAACACATAAACCCTTTGGAGTTAATTTTGCTATTGGTCAGCACGGACGTTCTTATACACATTTTCTCGATGTTGCAGTCGAAGAAAATGTTCCAGTAGTTTCAGTAACAGGAGGTAACCCTGCAACATTCTTTGAATATTTAAAAGGAGTTGATATAAAAAAATTAGTCCTTGTGGCTGCAAAACGTCAAGCTCAAAAGGCAGAAGAATTGGGAGCAGATGCAGTTATGGTTGTTGGACAAGAAGGGGGAGGGCACCTTGGAAAAAATGATATTAGTACTCTTGTTTTAGTTCCTCAGGTTGTTGATTGTGTATCAATTCCAGTCATTGCATCCGGAGGAATTGGAGATGGAAGAGGGTTGATGGCTGCTTTGAGTTTAGGTGCAGAAGGCATAGAAATGGGTACAAGATTCATTGCTACCAAAGAATGTGTGCACGCCGCAACAGCGTATAAGGATGCTCTTTTATCAGGTGGCGAAACAGATACAACAGTGATAAAGCGTACACTTGGTGCTCCTGGTCGTGCAATATCAAATAAGTGGACTGAGAAAATACTTGAAATTGAAAAAAATAATGGTGGCTATGAAGAATTAAAAGAGTATATTAGTGGACAAGCAAATAAAAATTATATATATAATGGAGAGGTTGATAGTGGATTTGCATGGGCTGGTCAAGTGATGGGATTAATAAAAGATATTCCTACTGTTAATGAGTTAATCACTCGCATGATCCAAGAGGCTAATGAAATCCGAACAAAATGGGGAAAGTAA
- a CDS encoding aminotransferase class I/II-fold pyridoxal phosphate-dependent enzyme has translation MSQYETPLFTGLVEHAKKNPVQFHIPGHKKGAGIDPDFRHFIGDNALSIDLINIAPLDDLHQPKGMISKAQELAAQAFGADHTFFSVQGTSGAIMAMIMAVCGPGDKIIVPRNVHKSVMSAIVFSGAIPIFIHPEIDPNLGISHGITTESVSKALQQNPDAKGVLVINPTYFGVACDLKKIVEIAHSYQVPVLVDEAHGVHIHFHEDLPISAMQAGADMAATSVHKLGGSMTQSSVLNVKEGLVSSNRVSTILSMLTTTSTSYLLLASLDVARRRLATQGKELLDKTIQLAQDVRSKINTIDHLYCVGEEILGTKATFNYDPTKLIISVKDLGITGYDAEKWLREVYNIEVELSDLYNILCLITPGDTEHEANLLVKALQELSDQFSHLSGSVEIQVLLPDIPVLSLTPRDAFYADTETVPIEESAGRIIAEFIMVYPPGIPIFIPGEIITEENLKYIQKNIEVGLPVQGPEDFELKKLRVIKEHKAIK, from the coding sequence TTGTCACAATATGAAACCCCATTGTTTACTGGACTCGTTGAACATGCAAAAAAAAATCCAGTACAATTCCACATTCCTGGACATAAAAAGGGAGCTGGAATTGATCCCGACTTTCGTCACTTTATTGGCGATAATGCCTTATCGATTGATTTGATTAATATTGCTCCACTTGATGACTTACATCAACCAAAAGGGATGATAAGTAAAGCACAAGAATTAGCTGCACAAGCATTTGGAGCCGACCATACATTCTTTTCCGTTCAAGGTACAAGCGGTGCAATTATGGCCATGATTATGGCTGTTTGTGGACCAGGAGACAAAATCATTGTACCTAGAAATGTCCATAAATCTGTCATGTCAGCTATTGTCTTTTCAGGGGCAATACCAATTTTTATTCATCCAGAAATTGACCCGAATCTTGGAATTTCACACGGAATTACAACAGAATCCGTGTCAAAGGCATTACAACAAAACCCTGATGCCAAGGGTGTTTTAGTTATAAACCCTACGTATTTTGGTGTTGCATGTGATTTAAAGAAAATCGTAGAAATTGCGCATTCATATCAAGTACCTGTCTTAGTCGATGAAGCACATGGTGTCCATATTCATTTCCATGAAGACCTACCTATATCTGCTATGCAAGCCGGTGCTGATATGGCCGCGACAAGTGTCCATAAACTAGGCGGTTCTATGACGCAAAGCTCGGTATTAAATGTAAAAGAGGGGTTAGTATCTTCAAATCGTGTTTCCACTATTTTAAGTATGCTAACCACCACTTCTACTTCCTATTTATTACTAGCTTCACTTGATGTAGCACGTAGAAGATTAGCTACACAGGGAAAAGAGCTTTTAGATAAAACCATTCAGCTTGCCCAAGATGTACGGTCAAAAATAAATACAATTGATCATTTATATTGTGTTGGTGAAGAAATCCTTGGAACAAAAGCAACATTTAATTATGATCCAACAAAATTAATTATTTCTGTAAAAGATTTAGGAATAACTGGTTATGATGCAGAAAAGTGGTTAAGAGAAGTTTATAATATTGAAGTAGAACTTTCCGATTTATATAATATCCTCTGCTTAATTACACCAGGAGATACAGAGCATGAGGCAAACTTATTAGTCAAAGCACTCCAAGAGCTTTCAGATCAGTTTTCTCACTTGTCAGGATCTGTGGAAATACAAGTCTTACTTCCAGATATACCAGTTCTCTCATTGACTCCACGTGATGCTTTTTATGCTGATACTGAAACAGTGCCGATTGAAGAATCTGCTGGTCGCATTATTGCTGAATTTATTATGGTTTACCCTCCAGGAATACCTATTTTTATACCTGGGGAAATCATTACAGAAGAAAATTTAAAGTATATTCAAAAGAATATTGAAGTGGGATTACCTGTTCAAGGTCCAGAAGACTTCGAGCTTAAAAAGTTACGGGTAATTAAAGAACATAAGGCAATAAAATAA
- a CDS encoding GapA-binding peptide SR1P yields the protein MGTLVCQDCNKIIDHFEDEKVTVLYSNCKTCCEISEDLNNNK from the coding sequence ATGGGAACCTTAGTTTGTCAGGATTGTAATAAAATTATTGATCATTTCGAGGATGAGAAGGTGACAGTTCTATACTCTAACTGTAAAACATGTTGCGAAATTTCTGAGGACTTGAATAATAATAAATAG
- the lpdA gene encoding dihydrolipoyl dehydrogenase: MVVGDFPIETDTIVIGAGPGGYVAAIRAAQLGQKVTIVEKGELGGVCLNVGCIPSKALITAGHRYETAKHSDDIGISAENVTVDFSKVQEWKGQVVNKLTSGVAGLLKGNKVDIVKGEAYFVDANTLRVMNETSAQTYTFKNAILATGSRPVEIPTFKFSKRVINSTGALNLPEVPKKLVVIGGGVIGVELGTAYANFGTEVTILEGSSELFAGAFEKQMTTLVSRNLKKKGAEIVTNALAKGVEEKEDGVIVTYEVKGEEKTVEADYVLVTVGRRPNTDELGLEQVGVEMTDRGLVKIDKQCRTNVSSIYAIGDIVEGPQLAHKASYEGKIAAEAISGHPSEIDYLGIPAVVFSEPELATVGYNEKQAKDEGLEVVAAKFPFAANGRALALNNSDGFLKLITRKEDGLVIGGQIAGASASDMISEIGLAIEAGMTAEDIAMTIHAHPTLGEITMEAAEVALGTPIHIVK; the protein is encoded by the coding sequence ATGGTAGTTGGAGATTTCCCAATCGAAACAGACACTATAGTAATTGGTGCAGGCCCTGGTGGGTATGTTGCTGCAATTAGAGCAGCACAACTAGGACAAAAAGTAACAATTGTAGAAAAAGGAGAGCTTGGTGGGGTTTGTTTAAATGTAGGTTGTATCCCATCAAAAGCTTTAATTACTGCTGGTCACCGTTATGAAACAGCAAAACATTCGGATGATATTGGTATCTCCGCAGAGAATGTAACTGTTGACTTTTCTAAGGTTCAAGAATGGAAAGGCCAAGTAGTAAATAAATTGACTTCTGGTGTAGCAGGTTTATTAAAAGGGAACAAAGTTGACATTGTTAAAGGTGAAGCATATTTTGTTGATGCGAACACTTTACGTGTAATGAATGAAACATCTGCACAAACCTATACATTCAAAAATGCGATTCTTGCAACCGGCTCTCGTCCTGTTGAGATCCCAACATTCAAGTTTTCTAAACGCGTTATTAATTCTACAGGTGCTTTAAATTTACCTGAGGTTCCAAAAAAATTAGTTGTTATTGGTGGCGGTGTTATCGGGGTTGAACTTGGTACTGCTTATGCTAATTTTGGTACTGAAGTAACTATTCTTGAGGGTAGCAGCGAACTTTTTGCCGGTGCATTTGAAAAACAAATGACTACTCTTGTTTCCCGTAACTTAAAGAAAAAAGGTGCGGAAATTGTTACAAATGCATTAGCTAAAGGTGTAGAAGAAAAAGAAGATGGCGTAATTGTCACTTATGAAGTAAAAGGTGAAGAAAAAACTGTTGAAGCTGATTATGTTCTTGTGACAGTAGGTCGTCGCCCTAATACAGATGAATTAGGATTAGAACAAGTGGGCGTTGAAATGACAGATCGTGGCCTTGTTAAGATTGATAAACAATGTCGTACAAATGTTTCTAGCATTTATGCTATTGGTGATATTGTTGAAGGTCCACAGCTTGCTCATAAAGCTTCTTACGAAGGTAAGATTGCTGCTGAAGCTATTTCCGGCCACCCTTCTGAAATTGATTATTTAGGTATTCCTGCTGTTGTATTCTCTGAGCCAGAATTAGCAACTGTTGGATATAATGAAAAACAAGCAAAAGATGAAGGATTAGAAGTAGTTGCTGCTAAATTCCCATTTGCTGCAAATGGTCGTGCTTTAGCATTGAATAATAGCGATGGCTTCTTGAAATTAATTACTCGTAAAGAGGATGGTTTGGTCATTGGAGGTCAAATTGCAGGTGCAAGTGCATCTGATATGATTTCTGAGATCGGCTTAGCAATTGAAGCAGGAATGACAGCAGAGGATATTGCTATGACTATTCATGCGCATCCAACTTTAGGAGAAATTACAATGGAAGCTGCAGAAGTAGCTTTAGGAACACCAATTCACATTGTAAAATAA
- a CDS encoding dihydrolipoamide acetyltransferase family protein: MSFEFRLPDIGEGIHEGEIVKWFVKPGDKVAEDDVLCEVQNDKAVVEIPSPVEGTVEDILVDEGTVAIVGDVLIKFDAPGYEGLQFKGDHGHSEQEEKVEEKVEASAPAAAPENVTASAETVEADPNKRVIAMPSVRKYAREKGVNIRQVQGTGNNGRVQKTDIDAFLSGGAPVQAEQQTETVQANETVTPAQVAIPEGEFPETREKMSGIRKAIAKAMVHSKQTAPHVTLMDEIDVTKLVAHRKKFKEVAAEKGIKLTFLPYVVKALVSALREFPTLNTSIDDAAGEIVQKHYYNIGIAADTDKGLLVPVVKNADRKSVFSVSQEINELAGKARDGKLAPNEMKGASCTITNIGSAGGQWFTPVINHPEVAILGIGRISEKPVVKNGEIVAAPVLALSLSFDHRIIDGATAQYALNHIKRLLNDPELLLMEA; this comes from the coding sequence TTGTCATTCGAATTCAGACTACCAGACATCGGTGAAGGAATCCATGAAGGTGAAATCGTTAAATGGTTTGTAAAACCAGGCGATAAAGTTGCAGAAGACGATGTTCTTTGTGAAGTACAAAATGATAAAGCAGTCGTTGAAATTCCTTCTCCAGTAGAAGGAACGGTTGAAGATATTTTAGTAGATGAAGGAACAGTTGCCATTGTTGGTGATGTTTTAATTAAATTTGATGCCCCTGGTTATGAAGGACTTCAATTTAAAGGTGATCACGGTCATTCAGAACAAGAAGAGAAAGTTGAAGAAAAGGTTGAGGCTTCAGCACCTGCGGCTGCACCTGAGAATGTTACTGCATCAGCTGAAACTGTAGAGGCAGATCCGAACAAACGTGTTATCGCTATGCCATCAGTTAGAAAGTATGCACGGGAAAAAGGCGTTAATATCCGACAAGTTCAGGGTACTGGTAATAATGGCCGCGTTCAAAAGACAGATATTGATGCATTCTTAAGTGGTGGAGCACCTGTTCAAGCAGAACAACAAACAGAAACAGTTCAAGCGAATGAAACAGTCACACCTGCTCAAGTAGCTATTCCTGAGGGGGAATTCCCAGAAACACGTGAAAAAATGAGTGGAATTCGTAAGGCGATTGCTAAAGCAATGGTTCACTCTAAACAAACAGCGCCACATGTTACGTTGATGGATGAAATAGATGTAACCAAGCTTGTTGCACATCGTAAGAAATTTAAAGAAGTAGCAGCTGAAAAAGGCATCAAGCTAACTTTCTTACCATATGTTGTCAAGGCTCTTGTAAGTGCATTACGCGAGTTCCCTACATTAAATACGTCCATTGATGACGCTGCAGGTGAAATTGTTCAAAAGCACTATTATAATATTGGTATTGCTGCTGATACAGATAAAGGCTTATTAGTCCCAGTTGTGAAAAATGCAGATCGTAAATCTGTATTCTCCGTTTCACAAGAAATTAATGAATTAGCTGGAAAAGCACGCGATGGTAAATTAGCTCCAAATGAAATGAAAGGTGCTTCATGTACCATCACGAATATTGGTTCAGCTGGTGGCCAATGGTTTACTCCGGTAATTAACCATCCTGAAGTCGCTATTTTAGGAATTGGAAGAATTTCTGAAAAACCTGTAGTAAAAAATGGTGAAATTGTAGCAGCACCTGTGTTAGCATTATCATTGAGCTTTGATCATCGTATAATTGATGGAGCTACCGCTCAATACGCGCTAAACCATATTAAGCGACTATTGAACGATCCTGAATTATTATTAATGGAGGCGTAA
- a CDS encoding alpha-ketoacid dehydrogenase subunit beta, producing the protein MAQLTMLQAITDALRTELKNDENVLVFGEDVGLNGGVFRATEGLQKEFGEDRVFDTPLAESGIGGLAIGLTLEGFRPVPEIQFFGFLFEVMDSVSGQMARWRYRTGGSLHAPITIRSPFGGGVHTPELHADSLEGLVAQQPGLKVVIPSTPYDAKGLLISSIRDNDPVIFLEHMKLYRSFRQEVPEEEYTIPLGKADVKREGKDLSIITYGAMVHESLKAAEELEKEGFSVEVVDLRTISPLDIDTIIASVEKTNRAIVVQEAQKQAGIAANVIAEINERAILSLEAPVLRVTAPDTVYPFSQAESVWLPNYKDIIETAKKVLTF; encoded by the coding sequence ATGGCTCAATTAACTATGCTTCAAGCAATTACCGATGCGTTAAGAACTGAACTTAAAAACGATGAAAATGTATTAGTATTTGGTGAAGACGTTGGTCTTAATGGTGGGGTATTCCGTGCTACGGAAGGACTTCAAAAAGAATTCGGAGAAGATCGTGTATTTGATACTCCATTAGCAGAATCTGGAATTGGAGGTCTTGCTATTGGTTTAACATTAGAAGGATTCCGCCCAGTGCCGGAGATTCAATTCTTTGGTTTCTTATTCGAAGTAATGGATTCAGTAAGTGGACAAATGGCACGTTGGCGTTATCGTACTGGAGGAAGCTTACATGCACCAATTACAATCCGTTCACCATTCGGTGGTGGGGTTCATACTCCAGAATTGCATGCTGACAGCTTAGAAGGCTTAGTTGCTCAACAACCAGGTTTAAAAGTTGTTATTCCGTCTACACCTTATGATGCAAAAGGACTTTTAATTTCTTCAATCCGAGATAATGACCCAGTTATTTTCTTAGAGCATATGAAGTTATATCGTTCTTTCCGTCAGGAAGTTCCAGAAGAAGAGTACACAATTCCATTAGGTAAAGCGGATGTAAAACGTGAGGGTAAGGATCTATCTATTATTACTTATGGTGCGATGGTTCATGAATCTTTAAAAGCTGCAGAAGAATTAGAAAAAGAAGGATTCTCTGTAGAAGTAGTTGATTTACGTACAATAAGTCCATTAGATATTGATACAATTATTGCTTCTGTTGAAAAAACAAATCGTGCGATTGTTGTTCAAGAAGCACAAAAACAAGCAGGTATTGCTGCAAATGTCATTGCAGAAATAAATGAAAGAGCGATTCTTAGCTTAGAAGCGCCAGTATTACGTGTGACTGCACCAGATACTGTATATCCATTCTCTCAAGCAGAGTCTGTTTGGTTACCTAATTATAAAGATATTATTGAAACAGCGAAAAAAGTACTTACATTTTAA